GGATGATGGCGGTAATGGCATAGAAGGCGAAGAGAGTGGATGATGATTGCGATGGGTTGGCGcctgatgatggtgatggtatgtccgaggatgatgagaacATACCTACATGAACAGAGGAGATACTAGAAGAACTTTTTGGAGGGGAAgcaagagagaaagaggattgCACAAATGAGGAAAACGGTTCGCCGCAGCCTTCAGAGTTGGCTAATGGTCGTGAGACTAAACCAAAACTGAACATGAGACAAAGTCGATACAGGTGCCAACGCAGTTTAGCTGGAATGAAAACCTTGGTCGTGACATGACACAATTATGGACTAATTAGAAAGATTGTATCTGGGATGATTTTGGGCAGAAAAGGTCCATTCTTTCAAGTAGACGGTACTCCAGAGACGAATGTACGCATGATGCAATCTTTTATAAAAGTTTTGCAATTCACGTTTTGTTGATTCAATTTCACAGCTACATCAGTTTGTATCAAGGTATCAGAAAACTGGGATGGCTGGCAGGACTTCGCGTACCCTTCCCATCGACTTTGCGCACTTCTGCTACGAAAAAACTTGTGCAATTCAACAAGTTCAACAGTTGTAAAGGAAACCAAATAagaatttcttttttttttcctcaaaGTTTGAGCTTTCATTCAACCTACTTCTTGCTCAAGAAAAAGGTAATGACATGGCTGAAAGGGGGTGTTTTGAGAGAAAGGGGACGAAATAGACAACGTCCAAGTTTCAACGTGATCCCAGAAAAGAGATCACCTCGAAATTGAGCCACAAGTAGCAATCATGGCAGGATGAACAAGTGAATGAGAAACTCAGAACATGATTGTTTGTGTACGAGAATGTATGCGCAAAGTCAAAGTCGGGTGGGGCGTATTCTGTCCTTCGTGTTCTCAGCGTGCTGATGATAAACTTGGACAATATTTCCAACACATCTGGCAACTAATGGCATGCAAGCCACCAGTCCTTTGCGATCGAGTTTTCATGAATCACAACATAACTCACAAAAGATTCTTGGTAATTCTGGCTCTCTTCGAGCAGTTGCTATTTTCTGTTCTCTGATTATGCTTATGCTGTACGTGACAGGCGTCAGTTGGAGGTTTCCACTTCTCAGATCTACTGGGTGGGACGCACACCCACAACCTTGAGTCTTGATATttcacttcctcttctcttgGTTCTGTTCCTCCCACTTCTCGTACTgctgcccctcctcctctgacTCCTTCTGCTGGTAGTACTTCCTTCCTAGGTGGCTTCGTTCTTCATGACATATCGCCAAAGGTATGGTGGCATGCGTCCGCCATCTCTTCGAGAATAATTCAGATCGGGTATCAATGCAGTCTCGGTCATTCTAGTCCCGCACGTTCTCACAATTGATTATCGCATAAATCGTAGGCCACGCTGTTCCATGACAGGATCTCCTCGTTGAACTTTTCCCCCGCCCCGATATTAAATGCGTCTGATCAAGCTGACCGTTGCagtagttttttttttctttcgcgTTTCTTATTCATATTTAAgcgctgcttctgctgccgTCATTATCGGAGCTGGCGCCCGCCTCGCCCGTCTGCGCCGTCATCGTCTTTTGCGTATTCGCCTGCGGTTGTGTCTGAACGGTTGGGCCGGTAGCCGATGGAGCGGGGGGCTGAACAGCGGGCGGGGCTGGGTTACTCGAAGCGCGagcggcggcgccggcggtggCAGCATGCAGACGTTGGTCGAGAGCTTTAAGAGCCAGCGCCCTCCTACGCTCAGCCTCGGCTCTTGCGCTGCCGGGCACGCCGCGTTGGTGGCTGTGGTGCGAGAAGGCATTGTCGCCCCGGGCGGCTGAGATGTGATCTTGCGTAAAAGGCGTGCAGACGCGCATGGCGACCAGCATGTTGAAGACGTTCTCGGAGATGCCCGCAACGACGGGCCGGACGGGACCGGGGAAGAACTCGGCAAAGGCAAAGGTTTCGCTGGCGTCACCGCGGAGGGAGCTCGTCTGGGACTGGTCGAGGTCGGGAAAGACGGCCTTGTAGAAACGGAGGTAGGTCCAGCTTGTGATGAAGCCGTAAACGGCGAGTAGGAAAGATACGCTCGTGAGCATGGGGGTAAGGCACAGGGCCGTCACGACGCCAATGTAGAGAAGCGGGAAACGGGGCACGCGGAGCGAGAGGATGCCGCGGAAGAGGGTGACGGTGTGGGCGGGGACGAGCTGGCTGAAAGcgacgaggaaggagatcTGGAGGGAGATGGTGCCGGCGATGGTCATGAGTCTGTAAACAGCAAAGGGTTAGCCAGCCATAGTAAAGCAGCAATGCGTCTTAGCTGGTTTGGATTGTGTACGTACGTCCATCGCTCGTTCCTGGtaaaggtgaagaagaagatcaaggtgGCAAAGCAGAGAGCGTTCGGGATCAGGGAGGTGACGAGCAGGAATTTGGCGAGCTCGCGCGAGGACCAGGCGCGCTCAAGGTAACGACCGCCATGGTAGAGGGTCAGGGCTGCGATACTGAAGGTGAAGATGTTGCTCTCGACGAGGGTGGTTGTCACAAAGGTCCACGGGTAGACGAGCGATAGTTGAGGAATCAGGTTGAGATATGGGATGACAATCTCGGAGTGCGCCGTCCACTGGCGGTATCGGATGGCAGCGCTGAGGACGGACTGGAggccgagggcgaggaggctGATGCGCGTCACGGGCGGGAGGTTTATTCGTGGCGGCATTGCGGTGATTATGTTTAGTACCTATGTATGTTATGGCTTGGGTATCGTCTATGaagtggtggtagtagtagtagtagtagtagtagtagtagtagtagtggtaTGAAATAAGATATCGTCGCAATCAGAGCATGATCGTCGAGTTCGCGACATCGAGGGGTCGTCCGTCACCTGTCGCTTGTCAGAGAAGCTGTCAAGCTGCAGGCCGTCGCGCCCTGGCGGGTCCGTGTGTGTTCGTAGCGTAGCTGGTCACGGAATGTCCCGTGGCCTGGCCGGCAAGGTTCTAGAGCCGAACTGCAGTTGTTGCCTCAGGCGTCAAGCAACGGGCGGCCCGCCGATCATGTGTCACTGGAGAATTGGATCGTGCCCCACTTAACGGTATGGAGATTGCCCAATGCCCTGCCATGCCATCATGGTGCTCCATCCTGCAGCCGGTACGTAGTGTACCTGCCTTTGACAAAGAACCTTGAATCCAGCACCATGTAACAGCATCCGTCACAGCTCAGCAGCAGTCAGACCGAGGGGGAGGACAAAGAACATGAACCGATCCGGATAGGGCCACTGGATGAGTGTGTCAACTTGACTTTTCAGTTCGATTTCtaaccccccctcccccttctcttgGACTCCAGTGCTCGGGAGAGCCTGGGACTATCGTATCGTTAACCGACGTACCAAGAATGCAAGGGGGTCTGTTCCGTTCAACTTGTTCTACATACGACAAAGCAGAAGACAACAGTAGCGACACACAAAGTTCCAGCAGGAGCTTACACACTTCTCGCTTAATCCAACTGTGTGGCTTGGACGGAGTTtgggttgatgatggaatCGCACTCCCACAGAGGTGGTCCCACAAATAAATAAACCTTTCacgtacactacctacatacgTAGTACGTTTGCCCCGAATTTGGTCAAGTCGGCAGAGAGACAACTGAAAGAAGACAGACAGCGATCATGTCCTAGAAAAAACACATGTACTGCAGAGATGAAACTTATCATCAGCGAGCCGTTAAGCGGTCGTTGCCCCGACGATTTAATTCAGGCGTTGCATTCGACGTCTCCGCACAAAACACGCGTGCCACAGAGTGCGCTCGCTTCTTCGGACTTGAGGGGGGAAAAAGAGGGTCGCAGTCTCGATACCGGCAGTGCCCATCCCAAAAAGGTGTGGGGGCAGCGCGGGACGCTTGTACTTGTACCCCTGAAACGAACCATCGGGCTGTTTGTGATGAAAAAGGCACGTCAAAACCAACTCCAGCCAATCGTTGCGGCAGCTGGTCGAGATCGAAGACCCCCGGGCCTTGGTCCCTTGGCACCCTTGCCCAGTAGCGACCCTTTCCAGTGGCCGTGCTGATTGGCTGCCCATTCGATGGATGGCAATTGGCGAGACACGGAGAGAGGAGGAcagcctagaggtagaaaTGGAACGCCAGggctttttttcccccggGAGCAGGTCTGCAACACACGACGCTGCAACAGAATCGAAGCCAGTTAGTTCTACTTGTCCGGATTTCAGGCGGGCCAAACACAGCAGCCCATGTACAAAACGAGGTGGATGGAGAGCTTGGTGAGTAGATTTGCGTGCTCTGGAAAGGGCCGGGAGGGGGGCTAGATTGGGTCTGTCGCATGCACGAGATCATCGTCACTGGCTGATTGATGGTTGGTTACACGTTGGGCCAATGTGAGAAAGGGATCGTCACCTCGCGAACAGGAGCCTTGGGAGCCGGGAatttagtgtagtgtagtgtagtgtagtgtaaagcGAGGCAATGGCACTGTCGTCTGCGAACCATGATAAATATTGTCAAAACGACCTCCAAGTTTCATGAGTCGAGCCTTTGCAGTTCGTACAGTAACGGCGCACATGTGCAATGTGCAATAGTTTAAACGCAGGTCAAAGGCAGAAGGGCGACTTGCATCCCACTTCCTACCCTTCCCTCAATGCTGCGGAACAAACGACACACGGCACAATCGCCCTGCCCGGGACTGAATCCTGACCCATCATATCCCGGCCAACCTAATGTTCGACTGGCCCGGGCATCCAGAACCCCAAAAGATGGATCGTCATATGCGATGGAACGCGAAACAACTGCCATCCGATTCCTTTGACTGATCGGATGAAAGACTCGTCAGCAATGGAATAACAGATGAAAGAAGCAACTGAAACATGACATGAAGTTGTCGTTAAGCGCATTGATCACATCGCTAACAGTCGGATACCGAACCTTCTCATCCCGCGATACATATGCCGTTACATGATGGACAGCAGTACATGTTGGTGTGTCCAAGAGCGAGGTGAGGCGACATCAGCAATATGAAGGAAGGGGGGTTCTCCAGATGGGCTGGATGACCCCTGTTCCTCATCGAAGTCCCCCTCTCCTGTCGGTCTTGGATACCTAGTGTGAATGCTTGCGCTGCCATGAATGACGTGGATTCGCTGCCAATGCTGTCTCCTCTCATGATTTGTTAACACGCTGAAATCGTCGATTGCAAGTGTCGAAATTGAAACTGTCTGTCAGTCTGCTGTCTTGGGCGAGCGGGCGTGGCACTTTGCAGTTCCATTTTCTCCATATCCCAAAAAGGACTAGCGCGCGGCCTGCATCTTAGCACTCGCCTAAacgcgcagcagcagcagcagcagcagcagcagcagcaaggccCAGGACCGCCAGGGCAGGGCAACGACCGGACCGGGGGGCAAGGCCTTCGTGGACGGGAGGTACCTTCCTTGTCCTCCATTTCGATGCAGCATCTGAGCAGCCGGGCAAGAACCGAAGCAGGACGGGAGCTCGCCCACCTGCCCACCCAGTGCACCCACGGCGGCACCCACGGCGGCACCCACTCCCACCTGTCCACTGCCTGGCCCTGCGCTGCGGTGGAACACCTCGAAATCCGCACTGCCCGGGGCCCTCCCGTTACCCACCGTTCCAGTCCCAGAGGCCAAAGCCAAATCCAGCCAAATCTACCACAAATCTAacccccatcccatcctGCCGTTCGCCCTCCGCAACCAACCCTCAGCGTCGCCGTTCCAAGCGTAAACAATACCATACGACGGAGCTACAGATTCGGCATTCTTGAAAGCGCGCTACAGTACCTGATACCCATTTGCCGCGCCGGGTCGTCGATACGATCCCGTCTCCCTGGACCGCGTCGACCAGTACATATTTGTCGCCTTCGACCCGTTTTTACAACCACTGTCCAATCGCTCGCCGCCCCAGCAATCTGCCCGTGactgacgacgacggcgacgatgaaGGAACTACTGGACACGGACCGAGTGAACTATCTCGTTTGGAGGTTCGCCCATCCCTCCCCGCCACCCTCTGCGCTGCTTGTCAAGTGTCAAGACTCGGCGCACTCTCCCTCCCTAGGCTTGGGGCTACTCATGGCATGGCAAAGTACTGACGATGGACTTGCCATCTCGCGTCTTATAGATATCTACTCGAGTCCAGTATGTCTGCTTTTCTTGAATCCCTCCAAGGCGCATGGCCCTTGGCGGTTggtatatttctttttcccgCCTTGCGAGACTAACCGCGCGCACCGTCTCTCGTTCCACAGACTATCGAGACACTGCTGCCAAGCTCCAGAAAGAATGGCGAGTGCAGGCTCCCCACAGGAAATTTGACTTTGCAAAGCATGTGCACACGTACGCGCTGGTGTCCTTGTTGAACAAGGGCCTTATCTATGAAGACTACCAAAGGAAATTCGCGGAAGCCAACCAGGTACGATAGCCGCGCACTTTCCTTAGCATGTGCTGCTCGATCCGCTGCTCTCCAAAAATCCGCATCGGCTTCAATTCGGCATGACCTAGATGGCCGGGCGGCGTCATTGTGCGCTGCCCTCTGGCACACCCGGAAACCCCCCGGTGGGAGTCGGCTCCTGTGGCTGCAGCGGTTGCAGCGCTGTCATGGGCTCCAGTTTTTTTGCTGACATTTTAGCAGGACACCCGTGAAGGGCAAGCAGCAGCCGAGAGCGCCCGCGGTGTGTTCGGGCCTCTCAAGTTTGAACCAACACCCAATGAATCGGCGGAGgatatggaggaggaagatgagtcGGAAGCTGAGACCGAGATTGAGAATGGAAATGCGCGAAAACGCGGGAGTGAGCGGCCGCATCATGTTTTGCGCAACGGAACGCCAGCAAAGCGACAAAGGCTGAGCAATGGCAACGAGAACGGAAATGGGGCGGAGTCAGCCACGACGCCCATGGAAATCGACTCTCACGcagacaacagcagcagcagcaacaacaataacaacagcaacaacaataacaacaacaacaacaactcgaGTAGCAGcaatgtcaacaacaaccatgcCTACCCGTCGCCCCTGGAGGGTGAGCAGGCCgcatctccaccaccacgcaCCGAGGGCCCAGAGAAGGGCACGCAGACAGAAGAGCCGCTAGATCTCACGCCGGCAACGGTATTCCTGCGCATGGGCGCCGACGAGAGCACAGAATCAGAACTATCAACAAGCCAGGACCAGATGGCCGAAAATCCGATTGCTTCGCCGCTGGCGCTGTTCTGCGAGTGGAACCCCAGCAACCCATCCATCTTGGCGGTTGCCGGGACCGAGGCGCTAGCCCGTCTTTGGACTCTCTCGCGTGGAGACGCCCCAGTGGCCGACTTCCCTGCAGGTCACGTGGACGACCGCACGGCCCCCCCTTTCACGCTCAACTCCAGCTTCTCCAGCCTCACCGAGCAGGACGTCCTCAAGTCGTCAACCGTCTCGTCACTTGCCTGGAATACCGACGGTACTGCCATTGCTCTGGCTGTGGATCATGGGGGCAAGTCGCGTGTCAGCATCTGGGATGTCAATGGCTCGCCTATCCACCGCTTCGATGGCGTCGACCCTCCCGTCATCAAGTTGCGTTGGAGCCCTAACAAAGACTTGATTTTGGGCGTTAGTCTCGATAGCCGCGGCATAATGGTCACTGTGTTCTCGCTCTCGACCGCAAACTCGGTCTCACACCTCCTTGAACGCACTCTCGACGATAGTGTTCTCGATGTTTGCTGGGTTAGCGAAACTGAGTTTGTAATTTGTGGAGGTGATTGCTTGGTCGCCCTGCGCTATGAAGAGAAGGGCATCGCACCTGGCAGAGAGTTCGACACCAACAAGGACGAGAGTTTCAGTCAGATCAAATACGACGCAAAGACGGGGCTTATTGCTACTGCCACTGAAAAAGGCGTCATACATGTAAGCAAGACACTGCAAgcaaagaaaacaacaacatctgAACCTCTACTAACACTCTACCCCTCAGATTTGGGACCAAGCGGGTCAACGGCGGTCCATCAGCGCCCATATCGGAAACATCACCGGTCTTTTATGGCAGCCCTTGGACCGCGAGCCggaggaagatgaaagaTTGCTTGCGTCCAGTGGGGAAGATGGCGCCATCTGCATATGGAACGTGCGCAACGCTGACAACAAGGCAAAGTACTCGATGACGATGGCCGATCAGATTGCTAGCATCGCAATGACCCCCGACGGCACTTATATTGCCGGAGCAACCGCGGACAGGGTCTTGGTGTGGAAGCTTGATGATCCAACGGTGCCTTACGCGAGCTGGAACAAGGAATCCCATCCGGGATGGAGGAGCCCCAAAACAGGCGCAGAAGCTGACGAGATTCTCGCACCCTGCCTTGGCTGGGATGCAGAGGGAGGAAAGCTGGTCTATGGCCTAAATAGTCGGGTACGTACAATCTTCGTCCGGGTTTGTGGACTTGTGCTAACAATGTTGCAGCTTGCTGTCATCAACTTTCGCTAGGCGCGACTTAAGGATGGCCTTAATGAACTTGCGCTGGCCCTTGACGAGGTCGGTCTGAATGCTGACGAATCTAACGTGTACTCGTCCACGACCTCGACTCAGGCCTCATATGTGGCCTCCGAGGCTCTGAGGCCAGCTCGTGATTCCGCTTCGGTCTGCGCAGCTTGGCGGTGGCCCTTAGGTCTTGATCCTTAATCGCTTCGATGTCACGAGAAGCGCGAAACGCGAGGCGGGTCTGTTAGGCGTCGAAATGACGTTCCTAGTCGCATCCGTTGTTCGAGGACCATATTGCATCCAGTTGTTCCGCCCAAGCTCGCTGCCAGCAGTGCTTGCCAGCATCGCATGAGGATGGCCTTTCAGCGGTGATTGTGGTTCTCGACCCGGTAACTATGTTACCTCCACGAGCCGTTTGTCATTATTGGATAGGAATATTGTTAGGCGCCGCATCGGAGAGTGGCAGCCCGAGGCTGCTATGAGCTATGGCAAGGAAAGGCTGCGCATACGAACAACCGTTGCAGACAAACAGGAGGGGCGTGCTTAGGCCCTACGCAGGTCGAAATGCCTGCCATCAATGCACCATAGTCAAAGGAGGCGACATGGACATTGAGGCCGGCTGCCCTGTAACACCCGTGTTCTCATGGTACGACCCAGAGGCGAGCGAAAGTGAATGGAAGCGGAGACCGCCGATGAGGATATTTTTTCCGGTAGCGCGGATCTCCGCAACATGATTACGGTTCCGCACCTCTTTTTAAGCCCACCGCTGATGTGAAAACCCGCATCTTTGAACAGACCTGCTCTTCCCACCGCGAGTCCACAATACTTTCGACGCGGTGCTCACCAATGCATGGGTGATTGGTGTTACCACCTACAGACAATGACTCCTGGATAATCACTGTCTCGAGACCACCCAAGAAACCCGCCAAAGTTCATTTCCGTTGCAGTTTCAATATACACAACAGTTACCATCCTTTCCGTTTTCTTATCATCGGGGCAGCGTGTAGCTGCGACACGCCGGACGGCGTCTTTTTTTGGCTACACAGTATTTCCTTTTCGTTAGGCAACAAAACTATTTGAGTTAAAACAATGCGCCCGCAGGGAAGACGGGCGAGACCAAACCGAGTCCCCCCCAAAAAGTAAGGCAATGGATGGCGACAAGAACAATCTGATTTGCGAATGGCAATGCTTGGTTTCCCGGAACAGCATGTATGCACGCGATGAAGGATGGTGATCTGGCGAAccggtttgtttgtttgtt
The Neurospora crassa OR74A linkage group II, whole genome shotgun sequence DNA segment above includes these coding regions:
- a CDS encoding rhomboid family protein, producing MPPRINLPPVTRISLLALGLQSVLSAAIRYRQWTAHSEIVIPYLNLIPQLSLVYPWTFVTTTLVESNIFTFSIAALTLYHGGRYLERAWSSRELAKFLLVTSLIPNALCFATLIFFFTFTRNERWTLMTIAGTISLQISFLVAFSQLVPAHTVTLFRGILSLRVPRFPLLYIGVVTALCLTPMLTSVSFLLAVYGFITSWTYLRFYKAVFPDLDQSQTSSLRGDASETFAFAEFFPGPVRPVVAGISENVFNMLVAMRVCTPFTQDHISAARGDNAFSHHSHQRGVPGSARAEAERRRALALKALDQRLHAATAGAAARASSNPAPPAVQPPAPSATGPTVQTQPQANTQKTMTAQTGEAGASSDNDGSRSSA